A genomic region of Palaemon carinicauda isolate YSFRI2023 chromosome 22, ASM3689809v2, whole genome shotgun sequence contains the following coding sequences:
- the LOC137616388 gene encoding uncharacterized protein isoform X1, giving the protein MIMPRKCIMCGAPQSFHLAVFSFPKSHHERALWIDAVQKVIPNFSDPENFDLVSGRRNGICEKHFAPEDIRKGKTSSLRKTAVPMYPSKTEKFSFGETLMLSKEASKDISVEEDLVLSKETKNDLGGVMEMKNSDDTEYIVDHLGNYLANSSCGKSKERISEGYFNEDVKMSEVCFVCGKESKSLNLFHNFENHDANLATSITLLTRIVGKPKREIFIVSFKICSICINLIHEISSIEENLKLKKQAIKDKFEATLLAHKEKRKFVTDMSCSSIIQTHDINYNSSPHSNEHMSFCDKPPNQARSSSRRQISSKEYYCSSCKESYQSLALWVQHCSKHTDNDDAKIADNIKGSHRVKRKKIGVYKCDECDKTFSNRLSLREHAPAHQQGTECNICGRYLSTKARLKAHLFKMHDIGEEKHKEIECTDCKKSFTTKAGLRYHRNVIHHVGTKYFCEQCDKVFYYHVPYKSHMLYAHGEKKVICETCGEKFYTVAKLNIHINAVHRSAKSWACRECKSKFTTDTAYRHHMNVKHLKIQHTCDYCGSNYRKKSSLVTHLLKHSIFICQLCRERFSRTDDLKKHMSEVHGKEIILKGKRKLNSQTTQKRREETIIHQKPEQEEAVQQNEHVTSIVINDLLIAADSYNNGGLQSFRLSECEKLPEKQEYSTGEELKVEPIGIIDTTSDLPSVDAVQFDAVESLQIKASPDQIEMTPGVSLINVQILGDMEISQSDTLDLKTSMLADAAEHMSHDSQLDNEDNITSRLSVETHHLTASELSVGNDLGSSNHTLDHSDHLETPCHLEVTGTLDAAAHLEVTHHQLDTSHQLQVEPGGHLEVPRHLEPDSHMNTADTLEGVNALNSGDRESNNSCLETSNSLKASEHIEQKGHLDMSSHIDDGTLDPTRLEATDQCSLPSMMSQIGNQVTGEIASHMSHHIHDIGSDVDNEITSHIRTDIHDIVSEVSSQMVDPVSEDMTTHMQAQIDQISANVDEVADDIVAQIDPGISAINDEVSTQIVDHVETNISSNIDPNMVQEDRDMVGQSLDKQLEKIDSVELEPFSVTLDQKDVQYQYVMYISASTEDSNQGE; this is encoded by the coding sequence aattttgatcTGGTGAGTGGTCGACGAAATGGAATTTGTGAGAAACATTTTGCCCCAGAAGACATTAGAAAAGGTAAAACCTCAAGTCTGAGGAAAACTGCAGTGCCTATGTACCCAAGCAAGACTGAAAAATTCTCTTTTGGAGAAACCTTGATGCTGAGTAAAGAGGCTTCAAAGGATATCAGTGTTGAAGAAGATTTAGTGTTAAGTAAGGAGACTAAGAATGACTTGGGTGGTGTGATGGAAATGAAAAATTCTGATGATACAGAATATATAGTAGATCATTTAGGTAACTATTTAGCTAATTCTTCTTGTggaaaaagtaaagaaagaatttCTGAGGGTTATTTCAACGAAGACGTCAAGATGAGTGAGGTTTGTTTTGTTTGTGGTAAAGAGAGCAAAAGTCTTAATTTGTTCCATAACTTTGAAAATCACGATGCTAATTTAGCTACAAGTATTACTCTTTTAACAAGGATTGTAGGCAAACCAAAACGAGAAATTTTTATTGTTAGTTTCAAAATATGCTCCATTTGTATAAATCTTATTCATGAAATTTCCAGCatagaagaaaatttaaaattgaagaaaCAAGCAATTAAAGACAAGTTTGAAGCAACATTACTTGCCCATAAGGAGAAAAGAAAGTTTGTTACTGATATGTCATGTTCTTCCATAATACAGACTCATGACATCAATTACAATTCATCTCCACATAGCAATGAGCATATGTCATTTTGTGACAAGCCCCCAAACCAAGCAAGGTCAAGCTCTAGAAGACAGATCTCTTCCAAAGAATATTATTGTTCCTCTTGTAAAGAATCATACCAAAGTCTTGCATTGTGGGTTCAGCACTGTTCAAAACATACAGACAATGATGATGCAAAGATAGCTGATAATATAAAAGGCTCTCACAGAgtgaaaaggaagaaaattggtGTTTATAAATGTGATGAATGTGACAAGACCTTTAGTAACAGATTGTCTCTACGTGAACATGCCCCAGCTCATCAACAAGGGACAGAGTGTAATATTTGTGGTCGCTACCTGAGCACAAAGGCTAGACTAAAAGCTCATTTATTTAAAATGCATGATATTGGAGAAGAGAAACATAAAGAAATTGAATGTACAGATTGTAAAAAATCTTTTACAACAAAAGCAGGCTTACGATATCACCGTAATGTAATCCATCATGTAGGCACTAAGTATTTTTGTGAACAGTGTGATAAAGTGTTTTATTATCATGTACCATACAAAAGTCACATGCTGTATGCACATGGGGAAAAGAAAGTTATATGTGAAACTTGTGGGGAAAAATTTTATACggtggctaagttaaatattcatATCAATGCTGTACACAGAAGTGCAAAATCCTGGGCCTGTAGAGAATGCAAGTCAAAATTTACAACTGATACTGCATATCGGCATCATATGAATGTTAAACATTTGAAAATTCAGCATACCTGTGATTACTGTGGTTCAAATTACCGTAAAAAATCTTCCTTAGTAACACATCTTTTAAAGCATTCCATTTTTATCTGCCAATTATGTAGAGAAAGATTTTCACGAACAGATGACTTGAAAAAGCACATGTCTGAAGTTCATGgtaaagaaattatattgaaaggaaaaagaaaactcAATAGCCAAACAACACAAAAGAGACGGGAGGAGACAATAATCCATCAAAAACCTGAACAGGAAGAAGCAGTCCAGCAGAATGAACATGTGACTTCTATAGTAATAAATGATCTTTTAATTGCAGCCGACTCTTATAATAATGGCGGTCTTCAGTCTTTCAGGTTATCAGAATGTGAAAAATTACCAGAAAAACAAGAATATTCTACTGGAGAGGAACTGAAAGTTGAACCTATAGGTATCATAGATACAACCTCTGATCTTCCATCTGTTGATGCTGTGCAATTTGACGCAGTAGAGTCTTTACAAATAAAAGCATCCCCAGACCAAATTGAAATGACTCCTGGTGTGTCTCTGATCAATGTACAAATTCTTGGTGATATGGAAATTTCTCAGAGTGATACTCTAGACCTGAAAACCAGTATGCTTGCAGATGCTGCTGAACACATGTCTCATGACAGTCAGTTGGATAATGAAGACAATATTACCAGCCGTTTGAGTGTAGAAACCCATCACCTTACAGCAAGCGAGCTTTCCGTAGGTAATGATCTAGGTTCATCAAATCACACTCTAGATCACTCTGATCATTTGGAGACACCATGCCATTTAGAAGTTACTGGCACCTTGGATGCTGCGGCTCACCTGGAAGTTACACATCATCAACTAGATACTTCTCATCAACTTCAGGTTGAACCTGGGGGCCATTTGGAAGTTCCTAGACACCTTGAGCCTGACAGCCATATGAATACGGCAGATACCCTTGAAGGGGTAAATGCTCTCAACTCAGGAGATAGGGAATCAAATAATAGTTGTCTCGAGACTTCCAATAGCCTAAAGGCATCTGAGCATATTGAACAAAAGGGTCATCTTGATATGTCATCCCACATTGATGATGGAACACTTGATCCCACTCGCCTTGAAGCAACAGACCAATGTTCATTACCATCAATGATGAGTCAAATAGGCAATCAGGTGACTGGAGAAATAGCTTCTCACATGAGCCATCACATACATGATATTGGAAGTGATGTTGATAATGAAATTACCTCACATATTAGGACAGATATTCATGATATTGTTTCAGAGGTCAGTTCACAGATGGTTGACCCAGTTAGTGAAGACATGACAACACATATGCAAGCTCAAATTGATCAGATATCTGCTAATGTGGATGAAGTTGCTGATGATATAGTTGCGCAAATTGATCCTGGCATTTCCGCTATAAATGATGAAGTAAGCACCCAAATTGTGGACCATGTAGAAACAAATATTAGTTCCAACATTGATCCAAATATGGTTCAAGAAGACAGAGACATGGTGGGCCAAAGCTTAGATAAGCAGTTGGAAAAAATTGATAGTGTAGAGTTGGAACCCTTTTCTGTTACATTAGATCAAAAAGATGTTCAGTATCaatatgtaatgtatatttctGCTTCAACTGAAGATAGTAATCAAGGGGAATAA
- the LOC137616388 gene encoding uncharacterized protein isoform X3, whose product MNFDLVSGRRNGICEKHFAPEDIRKGKTSSLRKTAVPMYPSKTEKFSFGETLMLSKEASKDISVEEDLVLSKETKNDLGGVMEMKNSDDTEYIVDHLGNYLANSSCGKSKERISEGYFNEDVKMSEVCFVCGKESKSLNLFHNFENHDANLATSITLLTRIVGKPKREIFIVSFKICSICINLIHEISSIEENLKLKKQAIKDKFEATLLAHKEKRKFVTDMSCSSIIQTHDINYNSSPHSNEHMSFCDKPPNQARSSSRRQISSKEYYCSSCKESYQSLALWVQHCSKHTDNDDAKIADNIKGSHRVKRKKIGVYKCDECDKTFSNRLSLREHAPAHQQGTECNICGRYLSTKARLKAHLFKMHDIGEEKHKEIECTDCKKSFTTKAGLRYHRNVIHHVGTKYFCEQCDKVFYYHVPYKSHMLYAHGEKKVICETCGEKFYTVAKLNIHINAVHRSAKSWACRECKSKFTTDTAYRHHMNVKHLKIQHTCDYCGSNYRKKSSLVTHLLKHSIFICQLCRERFSRTDDLKKHMSEVHGKEIILKGKRKLNSQTTQKRREETIIHQKPEQEEAVQQNEHVTSIVINDLLIAADSYNNGGLQSFRLSECEKLPEKQEYSTGEELKVEPIGIIDTTSDLPSVDAVQFDAVESLQIKASPDQIEMTPGVSLINVQILGDMEISQSDTLDLKTSMLADAAEHMSHDSQLDNEDNITSRLSVETHHLTASELSVGNDLGSSNHTLDHSDHLETPCHLEVTGTLDAAAHLEVTHHQLDTSHQLQVEPGGHLEVPRHLEPDSHMNTADTLEGVNALNSGDRESNNSCLETSNSLKASEHIEQKGHLDMSSHIDDGTLDPTRLEATDQCSLPSMMSQIGNQVTGEIASHMSHHIHDIGSDVDNEITSHIRTDIHDIVSEVSSQMVDPVSEDMTTHMQAQIDQISANVDEVADDIVAQIDPGISAINDEVSTQIVDHVETNISSNIDPNMVQEDRDMVGQSLDKQLEKIDSVELEPFSVTLDQKDVQYQYVMYISASTEDSNQGE is encoded by the coding sequence aattttgatcTGGTGAGTGGTCGACGAAATGGAATTTGTGAGAAACATTTTGCCCCAGAAGACATTAGAAAAGGTAAAACCTCAAGTCTGAGGAAAACTGCAGTGCCTATGTACCCAAGCAAGACTGAAAAATTCTCTTTTGGAGAAACCTTGATGCTGAGTAAAGAGGCTTCAAAGGATATCAGTGTTGAAGAAGATTTAGTGTTAAGTAAGGAGACTAAGAATGACTTGGGTGGTGTGATGGAAATGAAAAATTCTGATGATACAGAATATATAGTAGATCATTTAGGTAACTATTTAGCTAATTCTTCTTGTggaaaaagtaaagaaagaatttCTGAGGGTTATTTCAACGAAGACGTCAAGATGAGTGAGGTTTGTTTTGTTTGTGGTAAAGAGAGCAAAAGTCTTAATTTGTTCCATAACTTTGAAAATCACGATGCTAATTTAGCTACAAGTATTACTCTTTTAACAAGGATTGTAGGCAAACCAAAACGAGAAATTTTTATTGTTAGTTTCAAAATATGCTCCATTTGTATAAATCTTATTCATGAAATTTCCAGCatagaagaaaatttaaaattgaagaaaCAAGCAATTAAAGACAAGTTTGAAGCAACATTACTTGCCCATAAGGAGAAAAGAAAGTTTGTTACTGATATGTCATGTTCTTCCATAATACAGACTCATGACATCAATTACAATTCATCTCCACATAGCAATGAGCATATGTCATTTTGTGACAAGCCCCCAAACCAAGCAAGGTCAAGCTCTAGAAGACAGATCTCTTCCAAAGAATATTATTGTTCCTCTTGTAAAGAATCATACCAAAGTCTTGCATTGTGGGTTCAGCACTGTTCAAAACATACAGACAATGATGATGCAAAGATAGCTGATAATATAAAAGGCTCTCACAGAgtgaaaaggaagaaaattggtGTTTATAAATGTGATGAATGTGACAAGACCTTTAGTAACAGATTGTCTCTACGTGAACATGCCCCAGCTCATCAACAAGGGACAGAGTGTAATATTTGTGGTCGCTACCTGAGCACAAAGGCTAGACTAAAAGCTCATTTATTTAAAATGCATGATATTGGAGAAGAGAAACATAAAGAAATTGAATGTACAGATTGTAAAAAATCTTTTACAACAAAAGCAGGCTTACGATATCACCGTAATGTAATCCATCATGTAGGCACTAAGTATTTTTGTGAACAGTGTGATAAAGTGTTTTATTATCATGTACCATACAAAAGTCACATGCTGTATGCACATGGGGAAAAGAAAGTTATATGTGAAACTTGTGGGGAAAAATTTTATACggtggctaagttaaatattcatATCAATGCTGTACACAGAAGTGCAAAATCCTGGGCCTGTAGAGAATGCAAGTCAAAATTTACAACTGATACTGCATATCGGCATCATATGAATGTTAAACATTTGAAAATTCAGCATACCTGTGATTACTGTGGTTCAAATTACCGTAAAAAATCTTCCTTAGTAACACATCTTTTAAAGCATTCCATTTTTATCTGCCAATTATGTAGAGAAAGATTTTCACGAACAGATGACTTGAAAAAGCACATGTCTGAAGTTCATGgtaaagaaattatattgaaaggaaaaagaaaactcAATAGCCAAACAACACAAAAGAGACGGGAGGAGACAATAATCCATCAAAAACCTGAACAGGAAGAAGCAGTCCAGCAGAATGAACATGTGACTTCTATAGTAATAAATGATCTTTTAATTGCAGCCGACTCTTATAATAATGGCGGTCTTCAGTCTTTCAGGTTATCAGAATGTGAAAAATTACCAGAAAAACAAGAATATTCTACTGGAGAGGAACTGAAAGTTGAACCTATAGGTATCATAGATACAACCTCTGATCTTCCATCTGTTGATGCTGTGCAATTTGACGCAGTAGAGTCTTTACAAATAAAAGCATCCCCAGACCAAATTGAAATGACTCCTGGTGTGTCTCTGATCAATGTACAAATTCTTGGTGATATGGAAATTTCTCAGAGTGATACTCTAGACCTGAAAACCAGTATGCTTGCAGATGCTGCTGAACACATGTCTCATGACAGTCAGTTGGATAATGAAGACAATATTACCAGCCGTTTGAGTGTAGAAACCCATCACCTTACAGCAAGCGAGCTTTCCGTAGGTAATGATCTAGGTTCATCAAATCACACTCTAGATCACTCTGATCATTTGGAGACACCATGCCATTTAGAAGTTACTGGCACCTTGGATGCTGCGGCTCACCTGGAAGTTACACATCATCAACTAGATACTTCTCATCAACTTCAGGTTGAACCTGGGGGCCATTTGGAAGTTCCTAGACACCTTGAGCCTGACAGCCATATGAATACGGCAGATACCCTTGAAGGGGTAAATGCTCTCAACTCAGGAGATAGGGAATCAAATAATAGTTGTCTCGAGACTTCCAATAGCCTAAAGGCATCTGAGCATATTGAACAAAAGGGTCATCTTGATATGTCATCCCACATTGATGATGGAACACTTGATCCCACTCGCCTTGAAGCAACAGACCAATGTTCATTACCATCAATGATGAGTCAAATAGGCAATCAGGTGACTGGAGAAATAGCTTCTCACATGAGCCATCACATACATGATATTGGAAGTGATGTTGATAATGAAATTACCTCACATATTAGGACAGATATTCATGATATTGTTTCAGAGGTCAGTTCACAGATGGTTGACCCAGTTAGTGAAGACATGACAACACATATGCAAGCTCAAATTGATCAGATATCTGCTAATGTGGATGAAGTTGCTGATGATATAGTTGCGCAAATTGATCCTGGCATTTCCGCTATAAATGATGAAGTAAGCACCCAAATTGTGGACCATGTAGAAACAAATATTAGTTCCAACATTGATCCAAATATGGTTCAAGAAGACAGAGACATGGTGGGCCAAAGCTTAGATAAGCAGTTGGAAAAAATTGATAGTGTAGAGTTGGAACCCTTTTCTGTTACATTAGATCAAAAAGATGTTCAGTATCaatatgtaatgtatatttctGCTTCAACTGAAGATAGTAATCAAGGGGAATAA
- the LOC137616388 gene encoding uncharacterized protein isoform X2: protein MPRKCIMCGAPQSFHLAVFSFPKSHHERALWIDAVQKVIPNFSDPENFDLVSGRRNGICEKHFAPEDIRKGKTSSLRKTAVPMYPSKTEKFSFGETLMLSKEASKDISVEEDLVLSKETKNDLGGVMEMKNSDDTEYIVDHLGNYLANSSCGKSKERISEGYFNEDVKMSEVCFVCGKESKSLNLFHNFENHDANLATSITLLTRIVGKPKREIFIVSFKICSICINLIHEISSIEENLKLKKQAIKDKFEATLLAHKEKRKFVTDMSCSSIIQTHDINYNSSPHSNEHMSFCDKPPNQARSSSRRQISSKEYYCSSCKESYQSLALWVQHCSKHTDNDDAKIADNIKGSHRVKRKKIGVYKCDECDKTFSNRLSLREHAPAHQQGTECNICGRYLSTKARLKAHLFKMHDIGEEKHKEIECTDCKKSFTTKAGLRYHRNVIHHVGTKYFCEQCDKVFYYHVPYKSHMLYAHGEKKVICETCGEKFYTVAKLNIHINAVHRSAKSWACRECKSKFTTDTAYRHHMNVKHLKIQHTCDYCGSNYRKKSSLVTHLLKHSIFICQLCRERFSRTDDLKKHMSEVHGKEIILKGKRKLNSQTTQKRREETIIHQKPEQEEAVQQNEHVTSIVINDLLIAADSYNNGGLQSFRLSECEKLPEKQEYSTGEELKVEPIGIIDTTSDLPSVDAVQFDAVESLQIKASPDQIEMTPGVSLINVQILGDMEISQSDTLDLKTSMLADAAEHMSHDSQLDNEDNITSRLSVETHHLTASELSVGNDLGSSNHTLDHSDHLETPCHLEVTGTLDAAAHLEVTHHQLDTSHQLQVEPGGHLEVPRHLEPDSHMNTADTLEGVNALNSGDRESNNSCLETSNSLKASEHIEQKGHLDMSSHIDDGTLDPTRLEATDQCSLPSMMSQIGNQVTGEIASHMSHHIHDIGSDVDNEITSHIRTDIHDIVSEVSSQMVDPVSEDMTTHMQAQIDQISANVDEVADDIVAQIDPGISAINDEVSTQIVDHVETNISSNIDPNMVQEDRDMVGQSLDKQLEKIDSVELEPFSVTLDQKDVQYQYVMYISASTEDSNQGE, encoded by the coding sequence aattttgatcTGGTGAGTGGTCGACGAAATGGAATTTGTGAGAAACATTTTGCCCCAGAAGACATTAGAAAAGGTAAAACCTCAAGTCTGAGGAAAACTGCAGTGCCTATGTACCCAAGCAAGACTGAAAAATTCTCTTTTGGAGAAACCTTGATGCTGAGTAAAGAGGCTTCAAAGGATATCAGTGTTGAAGAAGATTTAGTGTTAAGTAAGGAGACTAAGAATGACTTGGGTGGTGTGATGGAAATGAAAAATTCTGATGATACAGAATATATAGTAGATCATTTAGGTAACTATTTAGCTAATTCTTCTTGTggaaaaagtaaagaaagaatttCTGAGGGTTATTTCAACGAAGACGTCAAGATGAGTGAGGTTTGTTTTGTTTGTGGTAAAGAGAGCAAAAGTCTTAATTTGTTCCATAACTTTGAAAATCACGATGCTAATTTAGCTACAAGTATTACTCTTTTAACAAGGATTGTAGGCAAACCAAAACGAGAAATTTTTATTGTTAGTTTCAAAATATGCTCCATTTGTATAAATCTTATTCATGAAATTTCCAGCatagaagaaaatttaaaattgaagaaaCAAGCAATTAAAGACAAGTTTGAAGCAACATTACTTGCCCATAAGGAGAAAAGAAAGTTTGTTACTGATATGTCATGTTCTTCCATAATACAGACTCATGACATCAATTACAATTCATCTCCACATAGCAATGAGCATATGTCATTTTGTGACAAGCCCCCAAACCAAGCAAGGTCAAGCTCTAGAAGACAGATCTCTTCCAAAGAATATTATTGTTCCTCTTGTAAAGAATCATACCAAAGTCTTGCATTGTGGGTTCAGCACTGTTCAAAACATACAGACAATGATGATGCAAAGATAGCTGATAATATAAAAGGCTCTCACAGAgtgaaaaggaagaaaattggtGTTTATAAATGTGATGAATGTGACAAGACCTTTAGTAACAGATTGTCTCTACGTGAACATGCCCCAGCTCATCAACAAGGGACAGAGTGTAATATTTGTGGTCGCTACCTGAGCACAAAGGCTAGACTAAAAGCTCATTTATTTAAAATGCATGATATTGGAGAAGAGAAACATAAAGAAATTGAATGTACAGATTGTAAAAAATCTTTTACAACAAAAGCAGGCTTACGATATCACCGTAATGTAATCCATCATGTAGGCACTAAGTATTTTTGTGAACAGTGTGATAAAGTGTTTTATTATCATGTACCATACAAAAGTCACATGCTGTATGCACATGGGGAAAAGAAAGTTATATGTGAAACTTGTGGGGAAAAATTTTATACggtggctaagttaaatattcatATCAATGCTGTACACAGAAGTGCAAAATCCTGGGCCTGTAGAGAATGCAAGTCAAAATTTACAACTGATACTGCATATCGGCATCATATGAATGTTAAACATTTGAAAATTCAGCATACCTGTGATTACTGTGGTTCAAATTACCGTAAAAAATCTTCCTTAGTAACACATCTTTTAAAGCATTCCATTTTTATCTGCCAATTATGTAGAGAAAGATTTTCACGAACAGATGACTTGAAAAAGCACATGTCTGAAGTTCATGgtaaagaaattatattgaaaggaaaaagaaaactcAATAGCCAAACAACACAAAAGAGACGGGAGGAGACAATAATCCATCAAAAACCTGAACAGGAAGAAGCAGTCCAGCAGAATGAACATGTGACTTCTATAGTAATAAATGATCTTTTAATTGCAGCCGACTCTTATAATAATGGCGGTCTTCAGTCTTTCAGGTTATCAGAATGTGAAAAATTACCAGAAAAACAAGAATATTCTACTGGAGAGGAACTGAAAGTTGAACCTATAGGTATCATAGATACAACCTCTGATCTTCCATCTGTTGATGCTGTGCAATTTGACGCAGTAGAGTCTTTACAAATAAAAGCATCCCCAGACCAAATTGAAATGACTCCTGGTGTGTCTCTGATCAATGTACAAATTCTTGGTGATATGGAAATTTCTCAGAGTGATACTCTAGACCTGAAAACCAGTATGCTTGCAGATGCTGCTGAACACATGTCTCATGACAGTCAGTTGGATAATGAAGACAATATTACCAGCCGTTTGAGTGTAGAAACCCATCACCTTACAGCAAGCGAGCTTTCCGTAGGTAATGATCTAGGTTCATCAAATCACACTCTAGATCACTCTGATCATTTGGAGACACCATGCCATTTAGAAGTTACTGGCACCTTGGATGCTGCGGCTCACCTGGAAGTTACACATCATCAACTAGATACTTCTCATCAACTTCAGGTTGAACCTGGGGGCCATTTGGAAGTTCCTAGACACCTTGAGCCTGACAGCCATATGAATACGGCAGATACCCTTGAAGGGGTAAATGCTCTCAACTCAGGAGATAGGGAATCAAATAATAGTTGTCTCGAGACTTCCAATAGCCTAAAGGCATCTGAGCATATTGAACAAAAGGGTCATCTTGATATGTCATCCCACATTGATGATGGAACACTTGATCCCACTCGCCTTGAAGCAACAGACCAATGTTCATTACCATCAATGATGAGTCAAATAGGCAATCAGGTGACTGGAGAAATAGCTTCTCACATGAGCCATCACATACATGATATTGGAAGTGATGTTGATAATGAAATTACCTCACATATTAGGACAGATATTCATGATATTGTTTCAGAGGTCAGTTCACAGATGGTTGACCCAGTTAGTGAAGACATGACAACACATATGCAAGCTCAAATTGATCAGATATCTGCTAATGTGGATGAAGTTGCTGATGATATAGTTGCGCAAATTGATCCTGGCATTTCCGCTATAAATGATGAAGTAAGCACCCAAATTGTGGACCATGTAGAAACAAATATTAGTTCCAACATTGATCCAAATATGGTTCAAGAAGACAGAGACATGGTGGGCCAAAGCTTAGATAAGCAGTTGGAAAAAATTGATAGTGTAGAGTTGGAACCCTTTTCTGTTACATTAGATCAAAAAGATGTTCAGTATCaatatgtaatgtatatttctGCTTCAACTGAAGATAGTAATCAAGGGGAATAA